A part of Capsicum annuum cultivar UCD-10X-F1 chromosome 6, UCD10Xv1.1, whole genome shotgun sequence genomic DNA contains:
- the LOC107875921 gene encoding LIM domain-containing protein WLIM1 isoform X2, giving the protein MASYGGTTQKCKACEKTVYLVDQLAADNKVYHKACFRCHHCKGTLKLSNYNSFEGVLYCRPHFDQLFKMTGSLDKSFEGAPKIVRERSVDQGSKSKVSSLFGGTQDKCVACKKTVYPLEKVAVDGTSYHRACFKCSHGGCTISPSNYVAHEHKLYCRHHHNQLFKERGNFSQMEDHEKN; this is encoded by the exons ATGGCAAGTTATGGAGGGACAACACAGAAGTGTAAAGCTTGTGAGAAAACAGTGTACTTGGTGGATCAACTTGCTGCTGACAATAAGGTTTATCATAAAGCTTGTTTCAGATGCCACCATTGTAAGGGTACTCTCAAG CTGAGTAATTATAACTCCTTCGAAGGAGTTTTGTACTGCCGGCCTCACTTTGATCAGCTATTCAAAATGACAGGAAGTCTGGATAAGAGCTTTGAAG gggCTCCAAAAATAGTCCGGGAACGTTCTGTTGATCAG GGATCAAAAAGTAAGGTTTCAAGTTTGTTTGGCGGAACTCAAGATAAATGTGTTGCTTGCAAGAAAACTGTTTACCCCCTGGAAAAG GTAGCAGTGGATGGCACTTCATACCACAGGGCTTGTTTCAAATGCAGCCACGGGGGTTGCACGATCAGTCCATCAAACTATGTAGCTCATGAGCATAAGTTGTACTGTAGGCACCATCACAACCAACTCTTCAAGGAGAGAGGTAACTTCAGCCAAATGGAAGATCATGAGAAAAACTGA
- the LOC107875921 gene encoding LIM domain-containing protein WLIM1 isoform X1 produces the protein MASYGGTTQKCKACEKTVYLVDQLAADNKVYHKACFRCHHCKGTLKGLEIHDALLFISKEQRIGLMEAFYLSNYNSFEGVLYCRPHFDQLFKMTGSLDKSFEGAPKIVRERSVDQGSKSKVSSLFGGTQDKCVACKKTVYPLEKVAVDGTSYHRACFKCSHGGCTISPSNYVAHEHKLYCRHHHNQLFKERGNFSQMEDHEKN, from the exons ATGGCAAGTTATGGAGGGACAACACAGAAGTGTAAAGCTTGTGAGAAAACAGTGTACTTGGTGGATCAACTTGCTGCTGACAATAAGGTTTATCATAAAGCTTGTTTCAGATGCCACCATTGTAAGGGTACTCTCAAG GGTTTGGAGATCCATGATGCTCTTCTGTTTATCTCAAAAGAACAGAGAATTGGACTAATGGAAGCTTTCTAT CTGAGTAATTATAACTCCTTCGAAGGAGTTTTGTACTGCCGGCCTCACTTTGATCAGCTATTCAAAATGACAGGAAGTCTGGATAAGAGCTTTGAAG gggCTCCAAAAATAGTCCGGGAACGTTCTGTTGATCAG GGATCAAAAAGTAAGGTTTCAAGTTTGTTTGGCGGAACTCAAGATAAATGTGTTGCTTGCAAGAAAACTGTTTACCCCCTGGAAAAG GTAGCAGTGGATGGCACTTCATACCACAGGGCTTGTTTCAAATGCAGCCACGGGGGTTGCACGATCAGTCCATCAAACTATGTAGCTCATGAGCATAAGTTGTACTGTAGGCACCATCACAACCAACTCTTCAAGGAGAGAGGTAACTTCAGCCAAATGGAAGATCATGAGAAAAACTGA